CCTCTTACATGGGTTAAGTGCATATATCACAAGCTGGAAAATGAGCAGTGGCACATAGAAGTATAATAATTCATTCAGTACAATAAATACAAGCTCTTCAATCATGTATCTTCACATTTTGACTGTTTTTATGGTGTATTTACTAAAAGACGTATTACAGTCACATTTCAGTAAAATGCGTGTTCGTGGTAAAAGAAGTTTGTCTAGGCAGAAGAATTATTAAAATTTTTGGAGGTTTGTATGCCAACGATGAAGTTAGAAAATCGACAACAAGTTGAAGATTTTGTTCGGGGATGTACTTTTTTTGGTACCGGAGGAGGAGGACTACCGGAGAATGGAATTGATTCTCTTATGACTGCTTTAAACGATGGGCATGAGATTGGATGGGTTGATGCGGAGAGTATTCCTGATGATGCCATGAGTGTTTGTCCTTTCTTAATGGGATCAATAGCGCCGCATACAGAAGACACTATAAAAGAAATGTCATCTTATGGTATGACAGATGAGACAAGTGTAAATCCAGAGAGAGATCGTATGAGTAAGGCGATCGGTGAACTTGAAGAATATACTAAACAAAAGTTTGACGTTATTGTCCCGATAGAGCTTGCCGGAGCGAATGCGTCTGCAGCCATTGCCGCTGGTGCTCAGAGAGGTATGGTTACTGTAGACGGAGATTATACTGGCAGAGCAATCCCTGAAATTGTCCAAATTACATATAATTATGATGGACATAAGCTTGCTCCAATCGCTTCAGTTGATGAATGGGGCAACGTCTGTATTATCAAAAATGCAATCAATCCACGTACGACTGAACATCTGGGCAAACTGATCAGTGTTGCCGGCTATGGCTTAGCTGGACAAGCTGGAATGGCTTTGGAAGCCAGTAAGATGAAAAAAACTGTGATTAAGAATACCTTAAGTGAATCCTATGAAGCGGGCAAGCTTTTGCGTGAAGCTAAGGAAGCAGGTAAAGACTTTGTTCAGGAGTTAATGACCTTTCTGGGAGGATATGTAATAGGTCGCGGTGTCATTGTTGAAAAAGATGATCGTGATACTGATGGCTATTATTGGGGAACATATACAGTTGATTGCGGCGAAGAAGAGCTTAAAGTTTGGTTCAAAAATGAGAACCATGTTTTGTGGAAAAATGGATCTCCCTACATAACTAGTCCGGATCTTATATGTGCCATTGATACCGATACTGGTGAACCTGTTCCTAACCCTTCATCCTACGAAGGACAGAATGTCGCTATTGTTGCTTTAGCCTGTAAGGATGAACAGAAAAACAGCACTTTGTTAACACCGAGATATTTCGGCTTTGATATTGATCATGTACCGATTGACAGTGTAATTAAAGAAAGATAGCTTGTTTGCCAAATCCTGCATTATTGAAATATTTTCAATAATGCAGGAAATAGTTAGTTCACATGAAAGGACATATGCGATGGGTCGATATATCGGGAAAAGGATACTGCAAAGCCTCTTAGTTATTCTAGGCGTCTCTATATTAATATTTATATTGTCTCGTGTTATTCCCGGAGACCCAGGAAGGCTGGCTCTGG
The Synergistaceae bacterium genome window above contains:
- a CDS encoding DUF917 domain-containing protein, which encodes MKLENRQQVEDFVRGCTFFGTGGGGLPENGIDSLMTALNDGHEIGWVDAESIPDDAMSVCPFLMGSIAPHTEDTIKEMSSYGMTDETSVNPERDRMSKAIGELEEYTKQKFDVIVPIELAGANASAAIAAGAQRGMVTVDGDYTGRAIPEIVQITYNYDGHKLAPIASVDEWGNVCIIKNAINPRTTEHLGKLISVAGYGLAGQAGMALEASKMKKTVIKNTLSESYEAGKLLREAKEAGKDFVQELMTFLGGYVIGRGVIVEKDDRDTDGYYWGTYTVDCGEEELKVWFKNENHVLWKNGSPYITSPDLICAIDTDTGEPVPNPSSYEGQNVAIVALACKDEQKNSTLLTPRYFGFDIDHVPIDSVIKER